In the genome of Impatiens glandulifera chromosome 6, dImpGla2.1, whole genome shotgun sequence, the window CAAAATTGATCTTCGATTAGACTATCATCCATTAATGAAGATTAAACCTCATGATATTGTTAAAACAACATTTCGAAAAAGGTATCGATATTATGAATACATATGAatcttatgaataaaatattcgAACTATTTTTTGATGAATTCGTGATAGTATTTATTAACGACATACTAATATAATCTAAAACTAGAGATGAACACGAGAATCATCTACGAATAATACTCAAATCATCTATGAATAATACACAAGATTTGAGAGAAAATAGTTATATACAGTGCATCAGATCGTCTTAGATGTCCCCAAAGGTGTCTTGTCGAAATGACTAGGATATTAAGAGATGAAGTCGGTCCCTTTACTTTGCTAAATTCTCATAATGTGAATTGAATAGTTTAACTTACTTCTTTGATCTGGCTGACCAGATCCTTCGTAGttgacatatatttatttttaaaacttaccagaatgttttaaatttttttttaggtttcagtttaatttaattaatttttggtaAAGTGCtgatttgattttgttaaaataaattgttttgttttattaaaataatttagctCAAAATATCTAAATGTTTTGAGTATCATTAGTCAAAACTcaataactaatacaaattaaatttataagtaatttgtaaaAGACTATATTAATTGGGCATcaaattaattgttaaaaatatataataaattaaacaaaaatattaaaataaaaataacaaacgGTATATtactaattcatttatttccTTGCAGGTGAAATTGGAAAACAAACAGGTCCtttggataatttaaataattcataatccCGCCTTTATGTTGTAATTGTTGCTTGCCGCTGCCCAGAAATATACAAAGCTTGAATATGGATCGATCCCACATCGAAATTGAAAGAACTTTGGGATCCATCTTAACTATAAACAGAGAGAAATCCTAGAGGCTTTGACACCATGGCCTCTTAATAATCTCTAATTTTGATTCTCCTTTTGAAGTTTGTTCTTAGCGGCATATGGAAAGTGGAGAAGCAACAACTTCAAGGATTTCAAGTAAGTACTTTTTCTAGTAagttttattattgtattagtCCATGACCAGTGGAACATAGGTTTTTTTTCGGATGGTTTTTTTTTGAGATCtaaagggagaaaaaaataatgatggataatgattttgatgagggtgatgattaattttgataaaaagacttaaatggtattcatatatataaataaaataataaattaaaatataggttattttagttaatgatttgagtgatgtgattgttaagAAGTAATTGATTGGAAAGCATGTCTAGGATTGAATTGATTctaaatatttagatttataaaatgaatgataGGGTTCTTTGGTTTGAAATAGAATAGATTTTATAACTGAAGTATAGGATCATCATGTTTGAAATGTGAAATGCTGAATTTTGAAAGAATGAAATTGACATTCTGAAATCCAAATTAACACTTTAAATAACAGAAAGTAAGTTAAACTATCAaacaaaacttaaatatttatttttatgaatattcaTACCCtaatatacaaaaattatcATCTATTTCcatcttttttttaaagtcatataaaaatttaatttctcttattttttatgACAGGTTGAAAGAATCCTTGACAATGGTGAATCAACAAGATAAGAGAATGTTGAATTAGGGTTTACAGAGAGAAAAATGAGAAACGACAATGAGGATTATTAGCTCTCCTaccttttaatattaaaatgtaataattacAAAGCAATCCTTaaatgattgttttgtttaCATTTAGGTATATGAACAACacaatgtattaaaatataacctAACTTAATAAATAGAACAAACTTAACATACTATTTTACATCCCCTCCTCAAGATGGACATCTTGAAGACTAAGTTTGTTCTTTAATTCTGAAAATGGATGGCAGTCTAATGcttttgtaaaaatatcagCAAGCTGAGACTTGGACGGAATATGCTGCAACGAAATAATTCCAGCTTTAAATTTGTCTCGTACAACATGACAATCAATTTTAATGTGGTTCGTTCTTTCATGAAAAACTGGATTTTCGGAGATGTGGATCTTCGCTTGATTGTCACACCAAAGTCTGACTGGAAATGTTGTTTTGACTCCCAAGTCATTTAGAAGATAACATATCCATTGGATCTCACATACCGTAGTCGCAAGACTACGATATTCGGCCTCTGCAGATGATCGTGAGACTGTTGTTTGTTTCTTGGTTTCCATGAAACTGCTGCATTACCCAATCTAATATAATATCCTGTGACTGATCGTCTTGAATCTGGACAAGAAGCCCAATCtgaatttgaaaaactctcaagAATCAAATCATTATTAGTAGAGTAGTATGTCCCAAGAGAAGGACAACCCTTTAAATACCTTACAATTTGCAAGGCTGCCTTCCAATGTGTCATGGAAGGTTTTGCATAAATTGACTTAGCTGTGGAACCGCAAAAGTAATATCAGGACGAGTCAAATTTAGATAGATTAATCTATCAATAAGTCATCTATACTTTTCCGGTTCAGCCAATGAGTGATCACCATCATGCATTTCAAGTTTAATGCCTTTGGACATGggattttttttaggttttgcTCCCATTAGCTCAGCATCATCAATAATATCCAAAACATATTTTCGTTGATTAACATACAATCCATTTTTGTTCCTTTTTTGTTCCTGTGAATCTCAAGTCCCAAAAAGAATTTAGCATCACCTAAATCTTTAATTGAGAACTTAGAATTAAGTTGTCTTTTAACACTAGAAATTTCATTCAGATTGCTACCTGCAATcaaaatatcatcaacatataaaagtGCAATAGTAACATCACATTCTGCCCTTTTAATATAGAGGCAGTGGTCATGAGATGATTGCAAGAAACCCATCTCTAAAAAGGTttgattaatttcaatattCCATTGTCTCGAAGCCTGTTTAAGACCATAAAGACTtttgttcaacttgcaaacttGATTAggtttatcattaatataaccAGGAGGTAATGACATATAAATCTCATCATCAAGTTTTCCATTTAGAAAAGCATTATCAATATCGATTTGATGTAAGTGCAACTGTTTAGCAGCGGTTATAGCAAATAGAATTCTGATAGTTACACAttttgcaaccggtgcaaaactGTCATGGTAATCAACACCATTAATTTGACTATAGCCTTTTGCGACTAATCGAGCTATATATTTGTCAATTGAACCATCAGATTTATGTTTAACCTTGTATATCCGCCTACAATCCACCGCCTTCTTTCCTTTGGGCAAATTAGTAATGTCCCATGTGTGATTAAGTTCTAAGGCATTAAGTTCAGATTTCATAGCTTTTATCCAATTAGAATTCTGGTTAGCTTATTCAAAACTACGTTGCTCCGAAGAGTTAGAAATATTGGATAGAAAACATTTATATTCGTAATCATGAGAAGAAGATGTAAAGGGAAATGTAGATGGAGTgaattttgtttgttatttttcttttccgGTTGATGATTGGTTAACAATATAGTCATGAAACCAATTAGGTGTTTGTCTTGTTCTAGTACTTCTTCGACTATCTGATACAGGAatatgattttggtttgatgTATCAAATTCTGTATTATTAGAAGTagttataatttcatttaatgaatcatcatcattttcaaaaaaatattgtgaaagAGGTTCTGAAACACTTTTTTGTGGAGATTCATTAGTTAATTGTGTttgttggaaagaaaaaatatccTCAAAAAATCTAACGTCCCTTGATGTTGAGATCCTTTTTGATTCAATTTCATAAACAATGTAACCTTTCTTATCAGATGGGTAACccaaaaaaacacattttttgcTTCTTGGGTCAAATTTAGTTTTGGATGGTAAGACATTCACAATGTAACATAAACAACCAAAAATTCTCATGTATTCATATTCAGGTTTCTCATTAGTGAGCATAAAGTATGGTGTTTTCCAATCAAGAACACTAGTAGGAAGTTTATTTATAAGATGTGTTGCTATTAGTAGAGAGAAAGGCCAAAATTCAATTGGTAAGTGAGATTGGAACATTAAGGCTCTTGCCATTTGGGTAAGATGCCTATGCTTGCGTTCTACCACTCTGTTTTGTTGGGGTGTATAAGCGCAAGAAGTTTGATGTTGAATACCAAGATATGAGAAAAATTCTCGACATTTAGTGTTAATGAATTCTGATCCATTATCacttctaattattttaatagacttgttatacttgtttttaactagtctaataaaattttgaatagtgTTAAAGACAATAGTTTTGTCACTAAGCATGAAAGTCCAAGTGGATCGACTATAATCATCTACTAAAGTAAGCATATATGGAGTATTAATAATGGAAAGTTCTTTGTAAGGACCCCATAAGTCAATATGAATCATATCTAAAATAGACTTTGTTTTAGAAATACTGTTTGAAAAAGGGGATCTAGTCATTTTGGAAATAGGGCAGGTTTCACAATGTTGTAGATTTCTACTAAGTAAaggaaatgtttttttaaaaacaatattagaTGGATGACCAAGTCTTTTATGAAGAATATTACAATCAATATTTGCACAAAATGAAAGACTTTCATTGATATTTGCCAAAGGTTCAAAAGTACATTGTTGTTCATATGAAAGACTTTCATTTACATTAACAACAGGAATTAAACTGCATTGTCTACAAGATACTAGattctcattttcaaaaacTTCTCCATAAGAGTGATCATTATCAAAAAGAAATAGATTCTGCTTCCTAGTCCCTTTTCCCAAAATAACATTTCTTTTAAGGTCCTGTAAAAGACAttcatttaaagaaaatttgCATTGAATTTCATTAGTTTCAATAAGCTTTGCAACAGAcaacaaattatatttgaagTCTGGTGCAAACATAACATCTATGTGGTgtagatttttatttaacaaaactGCTCCCATTTCTGTAATGGTTTTCTTAGTACCATCAGGTAAATATAAACTTAGAGGTTTCTTAATAACATGGAGATTATGCATTAGATTtctattattacaaatatgtaTACTAGCACCAGAATCTATAATCCATGTAGTATTTAATTTGTTCAAATCATTAAGACTTAAACTGTAATTCATAACAgagttaatttgtttaaaataagttGTTGGGGTACTTTCTTGAGAATATGAAAAAAGTTTACCTGAGTTGAAGTTGGagttatttccttcatttccTTTTAAATCTTTCATGTTCTTCATGAAGGCTTTGAAAAGTTTGAAATCCAAATCTGATGCGTTTTCTGGACTACTATTGGCATCAAGTGGATTGGAGGCAGTTGCATTAACAAAGTTTTTCCTCCTTTGATCCTCTGGTTGCTTGTACCACTCAGGGTATCCTATTATCTTGAAAAAACTTTCTTTAACATGACCTTGCATGTTATAGTGTTGACATGTTGCATTTTTGTAGGGATTCTTACCTTTATCAGTTccatttttttgtttaacaaaAGAAGATCTCTCTTCAGAAGCAGTAGTCTTCCGAATGTTTTGTTCTTTGTACCCATGACTGTCTTTTGTGAACATAACATTGAAGTTTTCAGTGCGCTCCATGTCTACCTCCCTTTTGATTTCCACATTTAAAAGGATCGTGAAAACTTTGTGGATGCTAGGTAATGGATCTGTAATCAGTATGTTGTCTTTGATATGTTCATAACTTTCATTTAGACCCATCAAAAACTCAAGCAGTCtgtcttcttcatcatcaagaatCACTTGTTGTCCAACCTCAATAGCATTTGAGCTTGGTTGTTCTCTCTTACTAGAGGCTAAAGGTTTAAGTCCTCTAAGCTCCTGccataacattttaaattttgaatagtaTTTTTCTAGGGTTAGAGAACCCTGTTTGATGCTGCTAATTTCTTTCTTAACTCCATATCTTCTTGGTCCATTATTCCTTTCGTAACGCCCTTTAAGTTCAGACCAAAGATCTTGTGTAGTAGCATTTTCTTGAAAGTTTTGTTTCAGATCTTCAGATATCGCATTCATAATCCAAGATCGACCATAGCATCAACAATATTCCATTGTTGAGCTTCAAGAGGATCTTTTGGCTTAGGACATGACCCATCTAGAAACCCTAACTTTATTTTTGCAGTTAGGGCTAGCTTAATCGATTTGCACTAACAAAAGTAATTGTTACCTATTAGAATTGTCGAACAGATGATTGAGTTGGGGTTGTCGGCGCTATGAAGGAACAAAGGATCAagattatattttctcttctgATTTGTTGTCAAACTGTCGCCTGTCTCCATGACTGGATTAACCACAATATGTTTGCACCAAGAGTAACTTATACCCtacgctctgataccatgaaagAATCCTTGACAATGGTGAATCAACAAGATGAGAGAATGTTGAATTAGGGTTTACAGAGAGAAAAATGAGAAACGACAATGAGGATTATTAGCTCCCTTgccttttaatattaaaatgtaataattacAAAACTATCCTTaaatgattgttttgtttaCATTTAGGTATATGAACAACacaatgtattaaaatataacctAACTTAATAAATAGAACAAACTTAACATACTATTTTACACTTTACACAGATTTTGAATTTTCATAATCCATTGTTTCCCTTCTATGTGAATTGAAATATCAGACAATATATGATGAAAAAGTAAGACACTTTTTATCGCCTTATTCTTAACTATGCGATTTCATCTTGCTATATAAAAttgatgagttttttttttttttttgcatagcGATAGCGATAGCGATAGCGATAGCGATAGCGATAGCGATAGCGATAGCGATAGCGATAGCGATAATGGTTGGATGGATGGATGCACATCGTATCTGTTGTAGATTTCATGTTTGAAGAACAAGTACCATACTAGATCTCCCATCTGTCCGGATCTCCGagtaaataaaagagaaattagaGATTAATTGCTTGTATTTtgtgttaaaacaaataatttatatattagtttgtattttgtattgtattttgtaaataattgtatttattcacggtaattattattattagttttaaattttgaattgtgaGGGagctatattttaatttaattcaattttgaaatttacttaataactaaataaaataaatatatttatttttattatttaataataattttttaaatatttaattacatcTATCAAAACCGTTAACAAAtatttcaattgtttttaatttatatatatgttattattatcttACCTAGCTAGAATCAGTGCGTGGCatgattatcaataaaaaaaaaatatgatacatAAATTACAAAATGCAACATAATTAAACAGttgatatataattagataTTAAAGAGaggttatgtttaattattaagaaattgaaaacacctaaatttaaatatataaaaattatattatatacaaaatatgatataattaaaaagttgcacaaatattaatcatttataaaataataaatttaaactaacaataattaacaataaattcGAATTAAGTgaatatcatttataaaaaatcacaTATTAAGAGAATAACTAGCtaatcattcaaataatttgaataaaattggTCAAATCTAAtacaattttttcttaataattttttttgaattgtatACACTATCttagtattaaaaaattaatatttataaagtattaCCATTCCATAGAGACTGTTTAAACACacaaaatcatttcatttaaattattttattattttaaattattttatttacaacaaacatatcaatataatagaaaacttaaaataatataaaatcaacCAACCAAAACAAATATCACATTTGTTAAAACCATTATTTCAAAGTGGATAGCacaaaacaacaacaacaaaaaaatcaagttaTGCAACTAATGTTTTCCCCATTTAGAACAAAACAACATAATTCTAAATAgttctttttcaatttctaaataatatatatatatatataatgcttaatttttaaagtgtccggattgccgggtcgagtgttgtggttaatttgaatatatatttgagagtaaatggatacttgggtcggattatggattgactcgcccataaatttaaaattgttaaaaataaaattaagaatgctataggtatggttcaaacttgcaacctaacaaaacaagtacaacctttaaccaactaaactaataacactttatattttaaattcaacaccaaatttgatgaacgcggaacattttaacaatataagttcaatttttttaactaactaaatatatatatatatatatagaggagtgatagagagagagaatttggtaagggaatttggtgagggaatgacttggcatcaccttcaattgttggaaaatgtaaaagtgggaggaaagagaaaaaagagagaaattatttgattttttcagcgaagaAGATTATGCCaaatcattccctcaccaaattccttcacctaatcatttctcatatatatatatatacacacacgaaagtaaatggatatttgggtcggattatgagttgacccgcccataaactaaaacggttaaaaataaaattaataatactatcacatttttaccataatattttttcacagttttttatattattactcgtgcaaatgaaTGTGATAAATGCCAGTTAAATATAATATCTCTTTAATTCCCCTAGTATTATTTTGCATTATATGAATTATGGCTACTTGTTTCCTAGTATTATAAGTAATCCATGCACATTATATGAATTAGTGCTACTTGTTTCGGCCTATGATATATAGTTCTATGCCAATATTCATATTGTCAGATTAATCTTTTAAGATTAATCTTTTGAGGTGCAACATCCCCACATTAGAATGCTCATTACCTCGATTTAATTAGGGTTAAGATTGATCACCTCATATATATTATGTCAACTAATGATACATTAAGTATGTTTTAtcttaatttgtaattataatgagttgattaatttgataattgtactctaattttaaaaacaaatagagGATGtacaaaataactttaatattgaaccaaatatatatagatgttatagttattttacaaaaattatattcatatttattatctagacataaataacataatataatttaacatttgaaagagatgaaaaaaaaaatcatcacatacaaaagaatcttaaaaaaGAGAAGTATGTGTATATTTAATCAacactttataaatatttaaaattaatatatacatacatataaataaaatatgtgctaattgatattttttctatctaaatttttacattaaattttattataaaatatctttatattatgaaacaaaaatttaataatactgtaattaaataaaataataaatttacttttaaaaaaacttaataaaaaacttaatatatatttttcttaaaaattaatatttatcattttttcacaataaaaaataagtttactTCTCAACCACCTTCTCATTACTAATAACATTTTACATTAATGTAAGAAATAAGATTTTactattctaatttataaattttaaataaaaatttcaaaataaataaatttaaaataattaaaattaaggtcaaaacaaaaacaaataattaattgaaatattattgtattaattaaattaaggccaaaataaattaaacaaaataatttgagataaatgttgtatttatattaccctaatttaattttaagaaggatcaaacaaattaaataaataatttgaaataaatgttgtataaattctatcccaaattaattattataaaagcccaaaaaaatatacaaaatataataaaattggaaaaataaatatcacgtctattaaaataattttgtatattttataggATAAAATAAAGccaaagaaaaatgaagaaaattttaatttcaaacaagcttCAAGGTTAGAAAAGGGTCGCAATCCAATACAACTAAAgctaaaagaaataaatgcaaCAAAACACACAACCATATGATACAATCATGAATCATCCAACGGACAAAGACCTACCGCGTCGCCCGCTACAGCAGCAAATCAACTGGCGATGTTTGATGTGAATGGTCCAGAGTAAAAAAGAATCATAAAAGAAATACACGCAGAAGTGTGGCCACACACATGAATAAACTAGCcatagagaaaaaaatactcCGATTAGGATATTATTGGTAAAACCTAGAACAAACATGTGTGAATTACGTAAGAACTACCATCAATGTCATATATGCTAACCTAAAGCATATTTAGCCATCAATGCTCTATAATATGACATATTCCTTGACCTTCTTTACTTTGGGAATtgatgttattaaaaaaatttacctTCATGCCTCTAATGAGAATGAATTCATACGCATGGTTATAGACTACTTCATCAAATGGGTAGAGACAATCTCTTATAAAATCTTGAAATTATCTCGTGACAAAATTAATCGTACTAACATCATCGCTAGGTATAGAGTCCATCATGCCAGGAAAAGTATTACAATTGCTTTAAGAATTTAAGATCGAGCACCACAAATTAATGCCccacaaacaaacaaactaatGGTGCAGTCGAAGCCACAAACAAAAACATGATCATCAAGAAAATGACTAACATGTATATAAATTGGCATGAAAAATTATCATACGCCCTATGGAGATATTGCACAACCGCACGAGCCTCAACCGATGAAACCCCCTATTCACTAGTCTACGACATGTGTACGTGTTTTTTACGGTATTCCCGATTTCTTTCGGACGAATTACGACTTTCGTTTGTCTTATTATCCATTGTTTAAGATCTACTTTATTAGCTGATTTTTCCATTCAAATGTCATGTGTTTAAGGGAGGTTCGTACAATCCAAAAATTGGTTGGTCCTTTGCCTTACCTATCATTTCGTGTGTTCCGCCCATGGAAGAGACGCAACGAAGGACTTCAATGATAGACACGACCTCGAGTATGCATTTTAGAAAAAAAGTTTTTCCACAAAGGTTATATTATAGAACCATAGGCTTACCTTTCTCCTAAAAAGTAGGTAGGAAGACTATCTTTTTGAAAGTTGTCATGTCTTATAGATGAAGAACCAAAATATAGTTCTATAGAATAGACATTTTTCATTTGGCCTGTACAAAACCAAACCCTAGCCCTAGCTTAGGACCGACGATTAAGcctagcctcatcttagcctaggaccgacaaaaccaaaccctagccctagcctaGGACCGACGATTAAGCCTAAActcatcttagcctaggaccgacaaaaccaaaccctagccctagcctaGGACCGACGATTAATcctagcctcatcttagcctaggaTCAATAAAACAAAGCCCTAACCCTAGCCTAAAATCGAACCACCTAGGTCTTAACCGAGCCCGACCGAGCCTACATCGGCCAAAACGAACCCAAACCCTGGACTTCGGTTTTAAGCcatgtttggttccacttttcaaaactcAAAGTTATTTTTCGTAATTTTGGGACCCCaaaacccattttcaaataatcccaaaatGTTAGAAAACAACATTTTCAGGATATCACCTAAACCAATGTTTTGGATAAGGGCTCGTTGGGAATTTATTCTGACATTCTCCTCTGATATTTCTAGGTTTTTGTTAAATATGAATATCAACGCAACAGGTACACACCTTCTTTAAATGactttgtacaattatttaaagccTATACtcatttttttggggaaaaacgacttagcgtcatttcattaaaaattccctaaaatgggaaaaaaacccactagtttaagagatcattctagacaggcctataatgattttgaagtcgtaacattttgaataaaagctaaaaacgtaaatgaattatctgattacaatgcttttaaTTCTAATGACTTTAAAAAACagtaaattccaattcctatagatattccagttctactccgtgcttggaattcttgtccacgttcccgcgagggcgctgcaatccgatacaatatctttccataactcttcaatgctcttgcgggttctgccatatacccttgtattccattcttgccaaatgttatacaccactgctctaAAACCatacttgaacacgcttgttgcaaatctatttcctttggctttgagtagtgctgcatctttaatttcattccattcgctcgggaaactaattAGTTCCAGGCTTTTATTGAATCTGTCACAAAGCTCTAAAGCAATACAACAACTCccaaataggtgatctatggtttcttcatttcctctacataaaAGACAGCtcgtgtccgggatgctcatatacttgttgTTATGATCACGAGTCTTGAGTCTTTTtctagaaggcgagccataagataaactggtgtctagggataatctttgttgaccatacaagaggagctcattctactttctgtgttTTATCCTGGGTTATCTCTCATATTTTCTttgataccagcttcccattgtccttagcttccattcatgaatatctggTCTGTCATGTAGTTATATGTTACTTATATAATCAAGTATCATCtgtccttctagatttcttcttaggagtgagtctcaattcccgtctttaatgtctctgattttcgcttctattcagtcccttctgatgtgggtattttgaaactcctccttgtgaaTGATAGGCTAGTTTTCGAACTAGGGATCGTGCTAGAATATAGTGtttttcccgtcccctagccgaatgtcataaagatctgcaatatcgcttcttagtttaagaatctttgttagagaccagctcataccttcatgaattttgcaggtctagatgctggtttcgtatttcataaacctcgtatgcacccatttgatccatagtgactcctgattgtgctccaaagcccacaaatgcttgaaggtgagagccttgttccactcgatacagttcttcaagccgatgcctccatcgtccttcggtttgtagagagcggtccatttgacttttttcctCCTtttccgctactgccccagataaagttcctcatcagtgtatcaagctccttcattaccttcttcggaatgaccattttctgtgcccagtagccaactatgcccatgaccacgattttgataagttcgatcctccctgcataagaaagttttttcgctgcccagccagatatcgtattttttaccttttcaatcagcggcttgcagtgtgagatctcgatctgcttcgcggttaacggaattcctaagtaccttacgggaaaactgccttccttgatgcccatgatgttaaACATGTCCT includes:
- the LOC124943532 gene encoding uncharacterized protein LOC124943532; this translates as MNAISEDLKQNFQENATTQDLWSELKGRYERNNGPRRYGVKKEISSIKQGSLTLEKYYSKFKMLWQELRGLKPLASSKREQPSSNAIEVGQQVILDDEEDRLLEFLMGLNESYEHIKDNILITDPLPSIHKVFTILLNVEIKREVDMERTENFNVMFTKDSHGYKEQNIRKTTASEERSSFVKQKNGTDKGKNPYKNATCQHYNMQGHVKESFFKIIGYPEWYKQPEDQRRKNFVNATASNPLDANSSPENASDLDFKLFKAFMKNMKDLKGNEGNNSNFNSGP